Proteins co-encoded in one Rhopalosiphum maidis isolate BTI-1 chromosome 2, ASM367621v3, whole genome shotgun sequence genomic window:
- the LOC113552152 gene encoding actin-like protein 6B encodes MNSGMLYGGDEIGALVFDLGSQSFRIGYAQEDTPKAEIPAVVGVSSDGTADTSMLEPGAKQGNRINENTKHFIDVNSLCVPRKGMEVVSYMKDGMIEDWDLFEKILDYSYSKCLQTESQYHPVLFTESPLNIRSKREKLVELMFEKYNVPATFLGKNAVLAAFSCGRSTGIVVDSGATHTSAIPVHDGYVIPSAIVKSPLGGDFISMQCRQFLKENEIEVVPHYMVAQKEQVKEKEKPIWTKKNSLPEVTTSWHNYMCKAVIQDLKHSILQVSEGPYDERIISALPTSHFEFPNGYNQEFGNERFKIPEALFDPSASMGGSMLGVSHIVTTSVGMCDVDVRPALYNNVIVTGGNSFLQGFPERLNRDLSARIPASMRLKLIAPNGSTERRFGAWIGGSILASIGTFQQMWISHQEFKEGGKSQIDRKCP; translated from the exons atgAATAGCGGCATGCTATATGGTGGAGATGAAATCGGGGCTTTGGTGTTCGACTTGGGGTCACAATCGTTTCGTATCGGTTATGCCCAAGAAGATACACCAAAAGCAGAAATACCAGCAGTGGTTGGTGTCTCGAGCGATGGTACAGCAGACACTAGTATGTTAGAACCTGGTGCTAAACAAGGCAATCGCATCAACGAAAACACCAAACATTTCATCGACGTTAACTCATTGTGTGTTCCTCGGAAAG GTATGGAAGTTGTAAGCTATATGAAAGATGGTATGATCGAAGATTGGGATTTGTTTGAGAAAATATTGGATTACTCTTACTCCAAGTGCTTACAAACAGAATCGCAATATCATCCAGTATTATTTACTGAGTCTCCGTTAAACATAAGATCTAAACGAGAAAAGTTGGTCGAGTTAATGTTTGAAAAGTATAATGTGCCAGCTACTTTTCTGGGCAAAAATGCTGTATTAGCTGCATTCTCTTGTGGCCGCTCTACTGGTATTGTGGTAGACAGCGGAGCAACACACACTTCTGCAATCCCTGTACATGATGGTTATGTAATACCTAGTGCTATTGTCAAATCTCCATTAGGTGGAGACTTCATTAGTATGCAATGTAGACAGTTCCtaaaa GAGAATGAAATTGAAGTGGTTCCACATTATATGGTAGCACAAAAAGAACAggtaaaagaaaaagaaaagcCAATATGGACAAAGAAAAATTCACTCCCTGAAGTAACAACTTCTTGgcataattatatgtgtaaagCAGTTATTCAAGACTTGAAGCATTCTATACTGCAAGTATCTGAAGGTCCATATGATGAGAGAATAATATCAGCTTTACCGACTTCTCATTTTGAGTTTCCTAATGGCTATAatcaa gaatttgGTAATGAAAGATTCAAAATACCAGAAGCTTTATTTGATCCGAGTGCTAGTATGGGTGGCTCCATGTTGGGTGTGAGTCATATTGTTACCACAAGTGTTGGAATGTGTGATGTGGATGTAAGGCCAGCCTTATACAACAATGTTATTGTCACTGGGGGAAATTCGTTTTTAcaa gGTTTCCCAGAAAGATTAAACAGAGATCTTTCCGCTCGTATACCAGCTAGTATGAGATTAAAATTGATTGCACCTAATGGATCCACTGAAAGAAGATTTGGTGCCTGGATTGGTGGTTCAATATTAGCATCAATTGGAACTTTCCAACAAATGTGGATTAGTCATCAAGAATTTAAAGAAGGAGGTAAAAGTCAAATTGATCGCAAGTGcccatag